The window GCTCCGTCAGTCCTGGGAGGGGAGAGGACCAGCTGGGCCCCAGGGTCTGTGCTTGTCTCTGGTGGCTGTGTACTCATGGTCCACTCAGCCTGacactcttcttcctcctccctcctctggctcTCATCAGACACCTTGGGGtctaggagggctgggggctcCTCTGGGGGGATAGAGAGGTAACATGGTGGTCAACAAACACGGGGAAAATAGAGGGCTATACTAGATCAGTCAGGCCACCAATttacatacacaaacaaacacagaataATAGCCACATACAAAACCCAACAAGATCTGAGAAAAGACATTCTACCTTTCAAAGGTTCCAGATGCTCTGATGAACTGTTCATTGCAGAGACAGTGGGTGTCAATGTCCGGTCCTCCAGAGTCTGGGAGATCACAGTTGTCAGATCATCGTGACTGTCAAAGGATGTTGATGTTGCCCTAACGGTTACCATATTATCAGAGGGCTGGGTGGCCCTGACCAAATTATCAGAGGGCTGGGTGGCCCTGACCAAATTATCAGAGGGCTGGGTGGCCCTGACTAAATTGTCAGAGGGCTGGGTGGCCCTGACCAAGTTGTCAGAGGGCTGGGTGGCCCTGACCAAATTATCAGAGGGCTGGGTGGCCCTGACCAAATTATCAGAGGGCTGGGTGGCCCTGACCATATTCTCAGAGGGTATGGTGATGGTGACTCGATTCCTTGCCTGTACGTTTCCATTTGTAGTGGGAATTTGGTTGTTGTTTGGAACCGTCCTTCTCGGCGGCTGTGGTAAACCCGAGGACAGTGCGGCCTCGGAGGAACCGTGAATTCTGCGGGGATCAGAATGGCCGAATGCTGTCCGGTAGGTCTGATAAGTGGCAGAGTGCGCGTTCTCATCCAGAGCGTTCATGTGTTTCCGCATGGTCTTAATCTGAGATCGGGATATCTCCAGCATCTGTCTTATGTTCTCCGCCTCTTTCTCTTTAGCTACTACCTCCATCTTCAGCTCGTCGAATTTAATGCCGACCACTCTAAGCATCTCTCCCAACACCGTCTCAACAGCGGCACTAACCGCTCTCTCTATCACGGTACCCATCTGTCCCCGCATTAGGGAAATTGTTAGACTGATATCCATTTTTGTAAAACTGCAAATAACAACCTTTCAATTTGTTTATAACATCGGAGGTCAAATTTTATAGTCTGTCGTCCATCGTGAAATGCATAGCAAGCGATAGATTGCTGCTAACatcgagctagctagctaccctcGTAGTAAgcggaaaacctgctccagagagctaaCTAAACAAGACAATTGAAAGGCTTTTCACTGTTTGTAAGTTATTAAATAGTAAAAAGTCCCTGGCTAATTTCGAAACCAGAAGATGTCAGAGAAACTGAAAATATTTCAACTTCGCATCTATGTAAACAAATAGGTTCTCCTTTAATCATTCCTGTGTTTCATCAAATATGTCCGATAGGATCGCCGGTTTGGAGGTTTAAGTTCCGGGTAGGAGCATGACGAGAAATCTTTAACGGCCTTACCTTGGAAGGTATGCTATGCTGTGCAAATCATGAACTCAACAGGTTACAATACGATATTATTTGTTAAAATTGGACTGAATATGGGTAGAACGTAGaattagctccaacagtgcagtagaatctaacaatttacaatacacacaaatctaaaagtaaaagtatggaattaagaaataatGTCTTAGTGGCATTgacaaaaatacagtatatacatattcaattagtaaaacagtatgtaaacattatttaagtgaCCAGTTAGATCAGAATTGCTGTCATTGTCATTGGCCTGGAAAAATAATTAAGCTAGCTATTGCAGAACACCAACACAAGCAGACCAGAAACAGAAGTTTTTATGAAAATGACGTTttgccaaatccaaactggcctcccTTTGGGGGCGTTTTGCTGCACATTGACAACCCATAGTGGAGCgcagctcaacgctgattggcaaaGTATTTTATCAAGGGAGACCAAAAGCTTCCTGGCATCAATCAATCCAATGCTACCTCAGCAACATGTTTAactcttttggtccagacagcatcagatcctgagacagaggggtgctgaaagattttattttaaaaattaaaataTTGGTGACATATTTgtggaagcctggcttcccttggcatccttGAAAACACACCACTGCTTCTGAACACATTTCTGTTTGTTGTCAATTcttgcaaatgttttaaaatacGTACTTTTATGTTTGCTAGCTGGACAGTCAAGTGCTAAACTGTAAACCAATCAAAACTTGTTTACTATCCATGGTATATCTCTGCTGATCATGTCTGCCAATCACGTTATCCGTATATACTGTAAATAGTAGACAACTGGTGACTGTTTTACGGGAGGGGACGAGACAGCCCTTTACGTTGCTGGTTTCGTAGTTAATGGAGCCCCGTTCTTTTGGTCAATAATCAACATCGGAACAGAAGGAGCGCTTGGGACCAGAACATTCCGTTTCGAAAGTGAACGCAGTGTTGCGTTTGGTTGCTGGATCTGCAGAGCTGTACTGAGACTGAGGTAGGCATGGCAGATAGCTCAGATGGGAGTAAGTCTGAGATGGATGAAGGTAGAAAGTGGATTAACCACAGATGGGGACATAGAAATTGGTGCAGCGGCCTCCGATGGAAGGGGGAGGTGAGGGAGTAGCACACACTGTGATCTCTATCAAATGTGACCATCAGTGTGCGGTCACAAAATAAGCATTGGTGGTGAACAGGGTTGACTTCTTGGCGTTCATGCCTCGTGTGATGAATATGAGTGGTCAGGTTAAGAAAAAGTCTACAAGCATAGATGTGATGATATGTGCAGCCAAAGATTTCCTGTGAATTACAGAAGCAACCAGAGTAATGATGCATGAGATGTTTAATCAGCGGttttattttttccccctttatttaactagacaagtcagttaagaacaaattcttatttacaatgacggccctacaccggccaaacccggacgacgctgggccaattgtgcgtcaccgtatgggactcccaatcacagccagttgtgatacagcctcggaatcgaaccagagtctgtagagacacctctaggactgagatgtagtgccttagaccgctgtgccactcggcaTCCCAAACACTAAACAATATACTgggttaaaataatgtaggatatAGTGGTATCAGATCATTCTCCTGTATCATGCTTAATTACACCACCAGAAAATACACATAGTGACAGAATATGGAGAATAAATACATAAAATGAAAAAGTAAAGACCTTTACAAATGTGGACAGAGAAAAGCCGACCCCCGACATCATTTGGGACGCTTTTAAGGCGTACATTAGGGGAATGATAATCTAATAGCTCTGCAAAAAAATTAGCAGAGTTAGAAATTTAAATTGAAAGAAAATTAAATCACTATCTTAGATAAAGACcatacatctttttttttttttttttaatgtcagaATTTAAGCAGGAATATGATTTTTTCATTTTGAAGAGAGCCAACAACTAcaggttaaactcaaataaagcACAATACTTAATgggctcccgaatggcgcagcTCAGTGCTTAATGCGTCaccacagacaccctggttcaattccaggctgtatcaaaaccggccgtgattgggagttgtATAGGGCgccgcacaactggcccagcgtcgtccgggtttggccggtgtagggccgtcattgtaaataaaaatttgttcttaactgacttgtctagttaaatggggggggggggggggggaaagacaaGGCAAATAAACCTGGTAAATATCTCACATGACCTCACAAAACAAATACATTCTAAACCAGTTATAATTTGAACAGATAAGGATACAAATGCTTTAATGAGAAACAACACTATAAATGACTATTTTAAAGCTTTTATGAAAATCTGTATCAGAAGGAAATAACATCAGAAGGAAATAACAGTTGGACTGACAAAACAGAACATAACTAACGACAATTAAGGGAAATGTATGTTTAACCCAGTATGCACTAATGTACATAATGTATGTTTAATCCAGTATAAATGAATGTACTGAatgtattatacaagagacaattCACAAAttctaacaatgactcaataattcaTGCCTTCTGGTAGTGCAATAACATTAAAAAGTTATGGGCggagttagaaagttggctgtcacaCGTTTTACAATTTAAATGTTGTTTTAATCTGTctatctgcatatttcaagacatggcatatgggggtgcagtgagatacccaatgggtTGGACTGAACCTTTCTCATCAAtcattttgagagaaaaaaaatcttcAACTAGAAAACAAATGATCCTCCATCGTTAACACAGTGGATGATTCAAATGACCCTCCATCGTTAACACAGTGGATGATTCAAATGACCCTCCATCGTTAACACAGTGGATGATTCAAATGACCCTCCTTCGTTAACAGTGGATGATTCAAATGAACCTCCATCGTTAACAGTGGATGATTCAAATGACCCTCCATCGTTAACAGTGGATGATTCAAATGACCCTCCTTCGTTAAAACAGTGGATGATTCAAATGCATTATTACCTAGATATGGGctacagagagaggcagaataGTGCAGTTTGGAACTATATGACATGAAATATTGCAAGCACTGGAGATGCCCAGGGGATGAGAGATGaaactacctacagtctaatacattccactacctatagtctaatacattccactacctacagtctaatacattccactacctacagtctaatacaatccactacctatagtctaatacattccactacctacagtctaatacattccactacctacagtctaatacattccactacctacagtctaatacattcctatagtctaatacattccactacctacagtctaatacattcctatagtctaatacattccactacctacagtctaatacattccactacctatagtctaatacattcctacagtctaatacattccactacctacagtctaatacattccactacctatagtctaatacattcctacagtctaatacattccactacctatagtctaatacattccactacctatagtctaatacattcctacagtctaat of the Oncorhynchus clarkii lewisi isolate Uvic-CL-2024 chromosome 3, UVic_Ocla_1.0, whole genome shotgun sequence genome contains:
- the LOC139405539 gene encoding uncharacterized protein; translation: MDISLTISLMRGQMGTVIERAVSAAVETVLGEMLRVVGIKFDELKMEVVAKEKEAENIRQMLEISRSQIKTMRKHMNALDENAHSATYQTYRTAFGHSDPRRIHGSSEAALSSGLPQPPRRTVPNNNQIPTTNGNVQARNRVTITIPSENMVRATQPSDNLVRATQPSDNLVRATQPSDNLVRATQPSDNLVRATQPSDNLVRATQPSDNLVRATQPSDNMVTVRATSTSFDSHDDLTTVISQTLEDRTLTPTVSAMNSSSEHLEPLKEEPPALLDPKVSDESQRREEEEECQAEWTMSTQPPETSTDPGAQLVLSPPRTDGADCSARSVLPSSQPLSQFQVKEEEAEVEIICIKQEPEEVETLLINLAAEGFNSQGNLLDRQTQGNLLLDSHMTIPGSQSQRDRRAPRPPQSQRTLAENTPFTSADSCSYGLSQAVMSMSGVAPRPMVRPWPKDLSLYEEFKMRRTELRRRSQTRQREMEKNLPQPLLADLVKERREKTRLRVARWRAKRKLQACLLTQMTQQTQHQQTGPGLGQGNSLNSGLGNHSQISHHTQHKTTGPTQTPQRNNAAISQSQYNNSFLYNRSHCETGAGNVNYPPLQFNSSSLMLGQHGGHNMVEHIMQPTMTSSSQQGLSLTDSELYQ